A DNA window from Anaerotignum faecicola contains the following coding sequences:
- a CDS encoding tape measure protein, translated as MNDLAVISDEIDGTSDEFSKVREEINITIADLEALRNISANSFDFSRLSITRIELSRTEEMFEKLNNTVIDFCDMQNEVANVSWDIPNTLVDSGYEQMSLPAIVQEGEADAGDEMPSASGGGETSSSLEGLGAASLGILKSAVEISDQYTMLTSSLEGALKAGEDIKNIQDMIFSSAQNTRSSYYDVMDTVTQIASSSSDAFNSTAEAVAFTDQLNKSLKLAGASGDAAAGVISQVTGALERGSLSGEEFRAIMDTTPGIIENISDYMGVPAEKLEEMANNGQITADVIKNSMFSAAEDTDRSFSELPVTWGEIFTSAVSAITKVSEPLLGFINLLANNLNVIGPIILGIVSAIAIYTAATKGVAAAKDAWNAAEESFKVIMRANPLTLIIMGIILLISLIYAIVGAINNVTGSSISALGVIGGAIAAVIAVVLNILIAIFNGVMQIVWTLFVEPFISIWEFILNAMNGGFNGVGGMVANLIGQIISWFLSLGQVVTTIIDAIFGTDWTSGLEGLKNDVRQWGKNQDAITLEIEKPDFLDRVEYGSMIDGGTAIGEGFENKIGDIFSGKGFEMPVIDPNAAAASEAAADTAVSTAATANNTGQIAEQNSQLTDEMRDDLLYSATANHLQEYGGTNINLDFTNYSTINSDMDIDYVVKALTNRLRESVANSAEGVPLIV; from the coding sequence ATGAACGATTTAGCCGTGATATCAGATGAAATAGACGGAACAAGCGATGAATTTTCAAAAGTACGGGAAGAGATAAACATAACGATTGCCGATTTGGAGGCGCTGAGAAATATATCGGCAAACAGTTTTGATTTCAGCCGTTTAAGCATTACGCGAATAGAACTGTCCCGCACGGAAGAAATGTTTGAAAAACTAAACAACACCGTAATTGATTTCTGCGATATGCAAAATGAAGTGGCTAATGTAAGCTGGGATATACCGAATACTTTGGTTGACTCGGGTTATGAGCAAATGAGCTTGCCTGCAATCGTGCAGGAAGGTGAAGCCGACGCCGGCGATGAAATGCCTTCCGCATCAGGCGGTGGGGAAACATCCTCAAGTTTGGAAGGGCTTGGCGCGGCCTCATTAGGTATACTTAAATCGGCAGTTGAAATATCGGATCAATATACAATGCTTACATCTTCTCTTGAAGGCGCTCTGAAAGCAGGGGAAGATATTAAAAACATACAGGATATGATTTTTTCCTCTGCACAGAATACGCGCAGCAGTTATTATGATGTTATGGATACTGTTACGCAGATAGCCTCAAGTTCGTCAGATGCATTTAACAGCACTGCCGAGGCGGTTGCCTTTACGGATCAGCTGAACAAAAGCTTGAAGCTTGCAGGGGCAAGCGGCGATGCGGCCGCCGGTGTAATCTCGCAGGTTACAGGGGCGCTTGAAAGGGGTTCGCTAAGCGGCGAAGAATTTAGAGCAATTATGGATACCACACCGGGCATAATTGAGAATATTTCCGATTATATGGGTGTGCCGGCGGAGAAATTGGAGGAAATGGCGAACAACGGACAAATAACGGCTGATGTTATAAAAAATTCTATGTTTTCCGCAGCGGAAGATACGGATAGGAGCTTCAGTGAGCTTCCTGTTACATGGGGGGAGATATTTACATCGGCAGTAAGCGCCATAACGAAGGTTTCAGAACCGCTGCTTGGATTTATAAATCTACTGGCAAATAATCTGAATGTTATAGGACCTATAATACTGGGGATTGTATCGGCTATTGCCATTTATACGGCGGCAACAAAGGGTGTAGCAGCGGCAAAAGATGCTTGGAATGCTGCGGAAGAATCTTTTAAAGTTATTATGCGAGCCAATCCATTGACGCTTATCATTATGGGGATAATATTATTAATATCGCTTATATATGCAATAGTGGGGGCCATTAATAATGTTACGGGAAGTTCCATAAGCGCATTAGGCGTTATCGGAGGGGCGATAGCGGCTGTTATTGCAGTTGTTTTAAACATTCTCATTGCGATATTTAACGGGGTAATGCAGATTGTTTGGACATTATTTGTCGAGCCGTTTATTTCAATTTGGGAGTTCATACTTAATGCAATGAACGGCGGATTTAACGGTGTCGGCGGGATGGTTGCAAACCTTATCGGACAGATAATATCATGGTTTTTGTCACTGGGACAGGTTGTAACAACTATAATCGACGCTATATTCGGAACTGACTGGACAAGCGGGCTTGAAGGATTAAAAAACGATGTAAGGCAGTGGGGAAAAAACCAAGACGCAATTACATTGGAAATAGAAAAGCCCGATTTTTTGGATAGAGTTGAATATGGTTCTATGATTGACGGCGGCACTGCAATAGGAGAAGGATTTGAAAACAAAATAGGCGATATTTTCAGTGGGAAAGGATTTGAAATGCCGGTAATAGATCCAAATGCAGCCGCGGCAAGCGAAGCGGCGGCAGACACGGCGGTAAGCACAGCGGCAACGGCAAACAACACGGGCCAAATAGCGGAGCAGAACAGCCAGCTTACAGACGAAATGCGCGACGATCTGCTTTATTCCGCCACTGCTAACCATTTGCAGGAATACGGTGGAACAAATATTAATCTCGACTTTACAAATTATTCAACCATTAACAGCGATATGGACATTGATTATGTTGTGAAGGCTCTTACAAACAGGTTGAGGGAGTCGGTGGCAAATTCGGCTGAGGGGGTGCCTTTGATTGTATAA
- a CDS encoding LysM peptidoglycan-binding domain-containing protein, which produces MYKFIMDGVQFPVAPSKFSVKTSGKNETVELVSGGEASFLKSPGLVEFSFDVLLPYFKYPFAEYPDGFKDPAYYISFLDRLFREKRPFYFSVIRDLPNGKVIFDTDIRVSLENFSRDENADEGFDITASIELKQYPIKDKTILSFKTDEEGNSVIIEEKEREIDKETPEGYTVQKGDSLWAICKAQLGDGSKCWEIAELNGIANPRLIYPGQVIKFE; this is translated from the coding sequence TTGTATAAATTTATAATGGACGGCGTGCAGTTTCCCGTTGCGCCGAGCAAATTTTCCGTTAAAACTTCGGGGAAGAATGAAACGGTTGAACTTGTAAGCGGCGGGGAGGCAAGCTTTTTAAAATCGCCCGGGCTGGTGGAGTTTAGTTTTGACGTTCTGCTTCCGTATTTCAAATATCCTTTTGCAGAGTATCCCGACGGTTTTAAGGATCCGGCTTATTACATTAGTTTTCTTGACAGGCTTTTTAGAGAGAAAAGGCCTTTTTATTTTTCTGTTATAAGAGATCTGCCAAATGGAAAAGTCATTTTTGATACGGATATAAGGGTTTCGCTTGAAAATTTTTCCCGCGATGAAAACGCCGATGAAGGCTTTGACATTACGGCAAGTATTGAACTTAAACAATATCCCATTAAGGACAAAACCATTTTGTCTTTTAAAACGGATGAGGAAGGAAACAGCGTTATTATCGAAGAAAAAGAAAGGGAAATTGACAAGGAAACTCCCGAGGGGTACACAGTGCAGAAGGGCGACAGCCTCTGGGCTATATGCAAAGCACAGCTGGGCGACGGCTCTAAATGCTGGGAAATTGCCGAACTTAACGGAATTGCAAATCCAAGGCTTATATATCCGGGGCAGGTGATTAAATTTGAATGA
- a CDS encoding hydrolase, producing the protein MNDTSKKCDVFIEIDNKGKLQLPRLKDSVEMTFERQGAPGKLKFSVIKDENLDFLEGNRAVLYVNREPVFSGYIFEKKRDKGGIIDVTAYDQIRYLKNKDTIKVKAGETASQFIKKVAAAYKLECGEICETGFGLEEEYFSNETVLDMFQKNLDNTLIGTNKIYVFYDDCGRLTLKDSMDMMLNVVIKDSRLENFDYTSSIDKETYNVAEVVYLNEDEKISDRKSADDISTINRWGLLKYIDEAKEYNPAQMEERAKFLLKRFNKVSRSLSLSNCYGDLRVRGGSGVFVDLNLGDIIVDQYFMCERVTHIFKDNMHLMSLDLRGEDFRE; encoded by the coding sequence TTGAATGATACAAGCAAAAAATGCGATGTTTTTATTGAGATTGACAACAAAGGGAAATTACAGCTTCCGAGGCTTAAAGACAGCGTGGAGATGACGTTTGAACGGCAGGGCGCGCCCGGAAAGCTGAAATTTTCTGTTATTAAAGACGAAAATCTCGACTTTCTCGAAGGAAACAGGGCTGTTTTATATGTAAACAGAGAACCTGTGTTTTCAGGCTATATATTTGAAAAGAAGAGGGATAAAGGCGGAATTATTGACGTTACGGCATATGACCAAATACGTTACCTGAAAAACAAGGACACAATAAAAGTAAAAGCAGGAGAAACGGCATCGCAATTTATAAAAAAGGTTGCCGCCGCATACAAACTGGAATGCGGAGAAATATGCGAAACGGGATTCGGGCTTGAAGAAGAATATTTCTCAAACGAAACAGTATTGGACATGTTCCAAAAAAACCTTGACAATACGCTTATAGGCACAAATAAAATATATGTGTTTTATGACGACTGCGGGCGGCTTACCCTTAAAGACTCCATGGACATGATGCTTAATGTGGTTATTAAGGACAGCAGACTTGAAAATTTCGATTATACTTCGAGTATTGACAAAGAAACTTATAACGTTGCGGAAGTTGTATATTTGAATGAAGATGAAAAGATATCGGACCGCAAATCGGCAGACGATATTTCCACAATAAACAGGTGGGGGCTTCTTAAATATATTGACGAGGCAAAGGAATATAACCCTGCCCAAATGGAAGAAAGGGCAAAATTCCTGCTTAAAAGATTTAATAAAGTTTCGAGGAGCCTTTCCCTTTCAAACTGTTACGGTGATTTGAGGGTACGAGGCGGAAGCGGCGTTTTTGTGGATCTGAATTTAGGCGATATAATTGTTGACCAATATTTTATGTGCGAAAGGGTTACGCATATTTTTAAAGATAATATGCACTTAATGTCTTTGGATTTAAGGGGGGAGGATTTCCGTGAATGA
- a CDS encoding DUF2577 domain-containing protein, with product MNEFLSLVKIAAMEQEQAMKPVAVTFGTVVGEQPLEIMIDQKMTLTESFLILTKSVIDYSVDMTVSHVTQPHTHSHVYTDDGSKLETQPHTHTHEYSGKKRFTVHHGLKNGDKVILLRIQGGKKFIVLDIIGGGSV from the coding sequence GTGAATGAATTTCTTTCCCTGGTGAAAATAGCCGCTATGGAGCAGGAACAGGCGATGAAACCCGTTGCCGTTACATTCGGAACGGTTGTGGGCGAACAGCCGCTTGAAATTATGATAGATCAAAAAATGACTCTTACGGAGTCTTTTTTAATTTTAACGAAATCTGTTATAGATTATTCGGTTGACATGACTGTAAGCCATGTTACCCAGCCGCATACTCATTCCCATGTGTATACGGACGACGGATCGAAACTTGAAACCCAGCCCCACACTCACACCCATGAGTACAGCGGCAAAAAGCGGTTTACAGTTCACCATGGGCTTAAAAACGGCGACAAGGTTATTCTGCTTAGGATTCAAGGAGGAAAAAAGTTTATTGTTTTAGACATAATAGGAGGTGGTTCGGTTTGA
- a CDS encoding DUF2634 domain-containing protein — protein MIPEGYGGVDKYIYRREPSKTYRLDIEKESVKGKCDGLEAIKQAVYKALNTGRYEWLIYSYNYGSQLKELFGRPISYVYPEVKRRIEECLTQDDRVESVEDFSFEKNKGTLHVTFTVISTEGTFESEVDINV, from the coding sequence TTGATACCGGAAGGATACGGCGGCGTCGATAAATACATATACCGCAGGGAACCGTCAAAAACATACAGGCTTGATATTGAAAAGGAGTCTGTAAAAGGAAAGTGCGATGGGCTTGAAGCAATCAAACAGGCGGTTTATAAGGCTCTTAACACAGGAAGGTATGAGTGGCTTATTTACAGCTACAATTACGGTTCCCAGCTGAAAGAGCTTTTCGGACGGCCTATAAGCTATGTTTATCCTGAAGTCAAAAGGCGTATTGAGGAGTGCCTTACTCAAGATGACAGAGTAGAAAGTGTCGAGGATTTTTCATTTGAAAAAAATAAGGGAACCTTACATGTTACATTTACTGTAATAAGTACGGAAGGGACATTTGAAAGTGAGGTGGATATAAATGTTTAA
- a CDS encoding baseplate J/gp47 family protein, whose product MFKDYTFEFLLDRMLSRVPKDIDKREGSVIYDALAPAAAELAQMYIDLDVILRETFADTASRQYLILRAKERGLKPYEAAKAVGRGEFNKDIPIGSRFNIDGFNFAAVRKLADGEHAYALECETAGEEPNHCLGRLTPINTINGLAKAELTEILIPGEDEEPTEDFRKRYMASFKSEAFGGNRADYKEKVNAVQGVGGVKVYRAWNGGGTVKLVIVDSEFKKPSDELVRKVQEEVDPVSGEGLGIAPIDHIVTVSAADEELINIETDITYSEGWSFEDMKPYIEEAVDKYLAELNGKWQETERAVVRVSQIETRILDLEGVTDIGDTKINGSGSNYTAAETAVLKRGDIVG is encoded by the coding sequence ATGTTTAAAGACTATACTTTTGAATTTTTGCTTGACCGTATGCTCTCCCGAGTGCCTAAGGACATAGACAAGCGGGAGGGCAGCGTCATATACGACGCCTTAGCCCCCGCGGCGGCGGAGCTTGCGCAGATGTACATAGACCTTGACGTTATACTGAGGGAAACGTTTGCGGACACGGCAAGCAGGCAGTATTTAATACTGAGGGCGAAGGAAAGGGGGTTAAAGCCATATGAAGCCGCAAAAGCGGTGGGCAGGGGCGAATTTAATAAAGATATACCCATAGGCAGCCGTTTTAACATAGACGGCTTTAACTTTGCGGCGGTAAGGAAACTCGCCGACGGTGAGCACGCCTATGCTCTTGAATGCGAAACGGCCGGTGAAGAGCCTAACCACTGCCTGGGAAGGCTTACGCCTATAAATACCATAAACGGCCTTGCAAAGGCGGAACTTACCGAAATATTAATACCGGGAGAGGACGAAGAACCGACGGAGGACTTCCGCAAAAGGTACATGGCAAGCTTTAAAAGCGAAGCGTTCGGAGGCAACCGCGCCGATTATAAAGAGAAGGTAAACGCCGTACAGGGCGTGGGGGGCGTGAAGGTATACAGGGCGTGGAACGGCGGCGGGACCGTTAAGCTTGTAATAGTGGACAGCGAGTTTAAAAAGCCGTCGGACGAGCTTGTGAGAAAGGTGCAGGAAGAAGTAGACCCGGTAAGCGGGGAAGGCCTGGGCATTGCCCCCATAGACCACATCGTTACGGTATCGGCCGCCGATGAGGAGCTTATAAATATAGAAACGGATATAACGTATTCGGAGGGCTGGAGCTTTGAAGATATGAAGCCGTACATTGAAGAAGCCGTTGACAAATATCTTGCGGAGCTTAATGGGAAATGGCAGGAAACGGAACGGGCGGTTGTAAGGGTATCGCAGATAGAAACAAGGATACTCGATTTGGAAGGGGTAACCGATATAGGGGACACGAAAATAAACGGCTCCGGCTCCAACTATACGGCGGCGGAAACCGCCGTTTTAAAAAGGGGCGATATAGTTGGCTGA
- a CDS encoding YmfQ family protein produces the protein MADIGRYFPDFIKDVREFKALGTAENPEIDGLYSALEAVMGSQFVETASEYGVSRLETITGIRPKGTDSLDERKFRLIAKFNEYLPYTWRGLVKMLDGICGEKGYEKERDVNGFLVTVRVGLANRPKLETVRELLENVVPVNMGIDLSILYNRHYETAKYRHSLLKGYTHREIRERGIPVFTEHRFMKRERINSLEGNAHVYIREEMYKN, from the coding sequence TTGGCTGACATAGGGAGGTATTTTCCGGATTTTATAAAGGACGTAAGGGAGTTTAAAGCCCTGGGAACGGCCGAAAATCCCGAAATAGACGGCCTTTATTCGGCGCTTGAAGCCGTTATGGGCAGCCAGTTTGTGGAAACGGCCTCGGAATACGGCGTAAGCCGCCTGGAAACGATAACGGGCATAAGGCCGAAGGGAACGGACAGCCTTGACGAAAGGAAATTCAGGCTTATAGCGAAATTTAACGAATACCTGCCGTATACATGGCGCGGGCTTGTAAAAATGCTTGACGGGATATGCGGCGAAAAGGGGTATGAAAAGGAAAGGGACGTAAACGGGTTCCTTGTTACGGTCAGGGTGGGGCTTGCAAACAGGCCAAAGCTTGAAACAGTCAGGGAACTGCTGGAAAACGTAGTCCCCGTGAACATGGGGATAGACCTGAGCATACTTTACAACAGGCATTATGAGACCGCAAAGTACAGGCACAGCCTTTTGAAAGGATATACGCACCGCGAAATAAGAGAAAGGGGAATACCGGTATTTACGGAACACAGATTTATGAAAAGGGAAAGGATAAATTCCCTTGAAGGGAATGCCCATGTATATATAAGAGAGGAGATGTATAAAAATTGA
- a CDS encoding phage holin, which yields MRINWRVRFKNKTWLVSFLTVILAFVYQVLGMFGIVPAVTQDMAAQLAMAVINVLVAVGVVIDPTTAGAGDSDRAMTYGKPERK from the coding sequence ATGAGGATAAATTGGAGAGTAAGATTTAAAAACAAAACGTGGCTTGTATCGTTTTTGACTGTTATATTAGCATTTGTTTATCAGGTATTGGGGATGTTCGGCATTGTGCCGGCGGTAACGCAGGATATGGCCGCACAGCTTGCAATGGCTGTTATTAACGTACTTGTCGCCGTCGGCGTCGTGATAGACCCTACGACGGCGGGAGCCGGGGACAGCGACAGGGCTATGACGTATGGCAAGCCGGAAAGGAAGTAA
- a CDS encoding C40 family peptidase, producing the protein MTGKELADFAESKLGVPYVYGMKGGVMTLEKYRELKKLYGSLVWESDINKVGKVCCDCSGLISWATGIMLGSWQLYEKAVKREPINTVNDAPIGALVWKKGHVGVYVGKGEYIAEDGSAYGCRRGVIKNMGFTHWLLMDYIDYEGGNEMVEDIKVIIDGKEINAKRILKDGSNYIKIRDIAEKMGYGISSRGNIPLLTRKA; encoded by the coding sequence TTGACCGGAAAAGAACTTGCCGATTTTGCCGAAAGCAAACTCGGAGTTCCATATGTATACGGAATGAAAGGCGGCGTTATGACCCTTGAAAAATACAGGGAACTTAAAAAGCTTTACGGCAGTCTTGTGTGGGAAAGCGATATAAATAAAGTGGGGAAAGTGTGCTGCGACTGTTCGGGGCTTATAAGCTGGGCCACGGGAATTATGCTCGGCTCTTGGCAGCTCTATGAAAAAGCCGTTAAAAGGGAACCGATAAATACAGTAAATGATGCTCCGATAGGCGCGCTTGTATGGAAAAAAGGCCATGTAGGAGTATATGTTGGAAAAGGGGAGTATATTGCCGAGGATGGGAGCGCATACGGCTGCCGCCGAGGGGTTATCAAAAATATGGGATTTACCCATTGGCTTTTGATGGATTATATAGATTATGAAGGCGGTAATGAGATGGTTGAGGATATTAAAGTTATTATAGACGGCAAAGAGATAAATGCAAAAAGGATTTTAAAAGACGGTTCAAATTATATCAAAATAAGGGATATAGCCGAAAAAATGGGATATGGAATTTCAAGCAGAGGAAATATCCCTTTGCTTACAAGAAAAGCGTAA
- a CDS encoding EFR1 family ferrodoxin (N-terminal region resembles flavodoxins. C-terminal ferrodoxin region binds two 4Fe-4S clusters.) — protein sequence MKKVYAMYFSATGTTEKVVLNIAEAAAKALGAELCRIDFTLPGTRREIYSFGETDIVIFGTPVYAGRVPNVLIKFIGTVRGSGALAVPVVLYGNRNYDDALIELRNLLINDGFKTVAAAAFIGEHSFSYTLVAGRPDTEDLKKAESFGKKIAELIKSGSFKTPVYVKGQNPLRPYYVPKDRKGEPVDIRKVVSKVNGDCNGCGICAEVCPMGSIEPKNVKEYRGICIKCGACIKKCPKKARYYDSESYLYHKEELELGFPEYKEVEIFV from the coding sequence ATGAAAAAAGTGTACGCTATGTATTTCAGTGCAACCGGTACTACGGAAAAGGTTGTTTTAAATATTGCGGAAGCCGCCGCAAAAGCTTTGGGAGCGGAATTATGCAGGATAGATTTTACTTTGCCTGGAACTCGCCGTGAAATTTACAGTTTCGGCGAAACCGATATTGTTATTTTCGGCACGCCCGTATATGCCGGACGGGTGCCGAATGTTCTTATAAAGTTTATCGGCACGGTCAGAGGCAGCGGCGCGTTGGCGGTTCCTGTTGTATTATACGGCAACAGGAATTATGACGACGCGCTTATAGAGTTAAGGAACTTGCTTATAAACGACGGGTTTAAAACAGTGGCGGCAGCGGCTTTTATCGGAGAACACTCATTTTCATATACGCTTGTGGCAGGAAGGCCGGATACGGAAGATCTGAAAAAAGCCGAGTCTTTCGGCAAGAAAATTGCAGAGCTCATTAAAAGCGGAAGCTTTAAAACGCCTGTATATGTTAAAGGGCAGAACCCGTTAAGGCCTTATTATGTTCCAAAGGACAGAAAAGGCGAACCTGTCGATATAAGGAAAGTTGTTTCAAAGGTGAACGGGGACTGCAACGGATGCGGCATATGTGCCGAGGTCTGTCCGATGGGCTCTATAGAGCCGAAAAATGTAAAAGAATACAGAGGGATTTGCATTAAGTGCGGCGCATGTATCAAAAAATGTCCGAAAAAAGCAAGGTATTATGACAGTGAAAGCTATTTGTACCATAAGGAAGAATTGGAATTGGGTTTTCCCGAATATAAAGAAGTTGAGATATTTGTGTGA
- a CDS encoding DUF2325 domain-containing protein yields MSVVIVGGHDRMVRQYMDICKGYNCKAKVFTQMPGNFKSKIGKADLVVLFTSTVSHIMVNGAMQEAKKSNIAVAHSHSSSGCALKKILAEYC; encoded by the coding sequence ATGAGCGTTGTTATAGTAGGCGGACATGACCGCATGGTTAGACAGTACATGGATATTTGTAAGGGCTATAACTGTAAGGCAAAAGTGTTTACACAGATGCCGGGTAATTTTAAAAGCAAAATCGGCAAGGCCGATTTGGTTGTGCTGTTTACAAGCACGGTTTCGCATATTATGGTTAACGGCGCTATGCAGGAAGCTAAAAAAAGCAACATAGCGGTTGCACATTCTCACAGCAGCAGCGGTTGTGCGCTTAAAAAAATATTGGCGGAATATTGTTGA
- a CDS encoding DUF3793 family protein has product MSDEFEKLLILHCSPTLLGLKQASLFSCPAVKEEEFTPLLGRYNILLNPKDIYFKVLYRCGARFYILTYRKKPMLASLKNHAVNGFLKSIGYPTQTDGTDYVEKMVLHLAGRITGCDSFPHEFGFFMGYPAQDVIAFIENGGRNYKFCGYWKVYGNEEEARRLFERYRKCREVLLKKAESGATVLNILGAA; this is encoded by the coding sequence ATGTCTGATGAATTTGAAAAACTGCTTATATTACATTGCTCCCCAACTCTTTTGGGTTTAAAGCAGGCGTCGTTATTTTCGTGCCCTGCCGTTAAGGAAGAGGAGTTTACTCCGCTCCTCGGCCGATACAACATACTCCTCAACCCAAAAGATATATATTTTAAGGTGCTGTATAGGTGCGGCGCCAGATTTTACATACTCACTTATAGGAAAAAGCCGATGCTCGCCTCCTTAAAAAACCATGCTGTAAACGGTTTCCTAAAGAGCATTGGCTACCCTACCCAAACTGACGGGACGGATTACGTTGAAAAAATGGTTTTGCATCTTGCGGGAAGGATTACGGGATGCGACAGTTTTCCGCACGAGTTTGGATTTTTTATGGGGTATCCGGCGCAGGATGTTATCGCGTTTATTGAAAACGGCGGCAGGAACTATAAATTTTGCGGATACTGGAAGGTTTACGGAAACGAAGAGGAGGCAAGACGTTTATTTGAACGATACAGAAAGTGCAGGGAAGTTCTTTTGAAAAAGGCAGAAAGCGGCGCAACGGTTTTAAATATACTGGGAGCCGCATAA
- a CDS encoding flavodoxin, with protein sequence MGKIAVIYWSGTGNTKIMANSIAEGIGQSGAEAEIFDVSDFGGDISAYDKIAFGCPSMGDEVLEEGEFEPFFESVEGNLKGKKVALFGSYGWGDGKWMRDWEERVSKDGASLYGEGLIVNGMPSGDGKTECVDFGKGFAGF encoded by the coding sequence ATGGGAAAAATAGCTGTTATCTATTGGAGCGGTACAGGCAATACAAAAATTATGGCAAATTCAATTGCCGAGGGCATTGGCCAGAGCGGCGCGGAAGCCGAAATTTTTGACGTTTCGGATTTTGGCGGCGATATTTCCGCTTATGATAAAATTGCTTTCGGATGCCCGTCTATGGGGGACGAAGTGCTTGAAGAAGGCGAATTCGAGCCGTTTTTCGAGAGTGTTGAAGGAAACCTGAAAGGAAAAAAAGTGGCGCTTTTCGGTTCCTACGGCTGGGGCGACGGCAAATGGATGCGCGATTGGGAAGAAAGAGTGTCTAAAGACGGGGCGTCGCTTTACGGCGAAGGGCTTATTGTTAACGGTATGCCTTCCGGCGACGGCAAAACCGAATGTGTTGATTTCGGAAAAGGATTTGCCGGATTTTAA
- a CDS encoding cation diffusion facilitator family transporter, with the protein MSKWLFKKFIKDYENTADPSVRAAYGKLSGIIGIILNLTLFACKMAVGVISGSLSITADAVNNLSDASSSIISLLGFKLASRPADDEHPYGHGRYEYLSGLMVCVIIILIGFELLKSSAEKIINPSHTEFSVVFAGTLVFSILIKIWMSSFNSEAGKAISSKTLKAAAADSRNDVLATSAVLASFVISGITGIDLDGFMGFAVALFILYSGYGLIKDTIDPLLGHAPDPQAVEYIKKKILSYEGVLGTHDLMIHDYGPGRQFASVHVEMAAEQDVISSHDVIDTIERDFKNHDGLNMIVHYDPIITNDSSTNNIRRWISEKIKEISPELEIHDLRTVPGSSRTNVVFDCVMPYSVEISEKELCSRISRMVIDAFPNHYCIITIDRDFAAKAK; encoded by the coding sequence ATGTCGAAATGGCTTTTCAAAAAATTTATAAAAGATTATGAAAACACGGCCGATCCCTCCGTTAGGGCCGCATACGGCAAACTTTCAGGTATTATAGGAATAATTCTAAACCTGACCCTTTTCGCATGCAAAATGGCTGTCGGCGTTATATCGGGATCGCTGTCAATTACCGCCGACGCCGTAAACAATCTGTCGGACGCCTCGTCAAGCATAATAAGCCTTCTCGGTTTTAAGCTTGCCTCGCGCCCGGCCGACGACGAACACCCCTATGGCCACGGACGGTACGAATACCTTTCCGGCCTTATGGTATGCGTCATTATAATACTAATCGGCTTTGAGCTTCTTAAAAGCAGCGCCGAGAAAATAATAAACCCTTCCCATACTGAATTCAGCGTTGTATTTGCGGGTACGCTCGTATTTTCCATACTCATTAAAATTTGGATGTCATCCTTTAATTCCGAGGCCGGGAAGGCTATTTCGTCAAAAACCCTCAAAGCCGCCGCCGCCGACAGCCGCAACGACGTCCTTGCAACGTCGGCCGTATTGGCGTCTTTTGTAATTTCCGGCATAACGGGAATTGATCTCGACGGTTTCATGGGCTTTGCCGTCGCATTGTTTATACTTTACAGCGGCTACGGGCTTATAAAAGACACGATTGATCCCCTTCTCGGCCATGCGCCGGACCCCCAGGCTGTGGAATATATAAAAAAGAAAATACTAAGCTATGAAGGCGTTTTGGGAACGCACGATCTTATGATACACGACTACGGCCCGGGCAGGCAGTTTGCAAGCGTACATGTTGAAATGGCGGCGGAGCAGGACGTTATTTCAAGCCACGACGTTATAGACACAATAGAACGTGATTTCAAAAACCATGACGGCCTTAATATGATTGTCCATTACGATCCAATCATAACAAACGACAGTTCCACCAACAATATTCGCCGCTGGATTTCCGAAAAAATTAAGGAAATAAGCCCCGAGCTTGAAATACACGATCTGCGCACTGTCCCCGGCTCGTCAAGGACAAATGTAGTGTTCGACTGCGTTATGCCGTATTCGGTTGAAATATCTGAAAAAGAACTTTGCAGCCGTATAAGCCGTATGGTTATAGACGCTTTCCCAAACCATTACTGCATCATTACAATAGACAGGGATTTTGCGGCAAAGGCGAAATAA